TCGGACACGAGCGCCGGCTCGTAGCGCGCGACCGCGTCGCGCACGCGGGCCAGATGCGCGGCGTCGATCCCGTCGGCGCTGCCGACGGACAGCCCGACGCCGTGCAGCGACACCGGATAGTCGCGCCGAATCGCGTCCAGCACGCGCGGCGCGGCGCCGCCGCCCATGTAGTTCTCGGTATGCACTTCGAACCAGGCGACGGCGGGCCGCTCGTCGAGCACCGCCCGATGATGGCGAAAACGCAGGCCGATGCCCGCTCGCCCGGCAATCGCGTCGGGCGATGCGTCGTCGGGCATCGGGCGCATCCGCGCCGGGATCGCGCTCATGATCGGGCGCGCGTCAGCCGGCCTTCGGCATGCCGCCCGAGATCTTGCTGCAATCGCCCGCCGGCAGCAGCACGAACGACTTCGGGTCGCGCGCCTGGCTCGCCTGGCCGGCGCACGAATGCGCACCTTCCGCGCAGTCGTTCTTCGCGACCGCGTTGATGCCGTAGCACTTCTCGAGCTTGTTTTGCGCCATCCTTGCCATATTGTCCTTCACGACCTGCGGCATGCCGCTCATGTCCTTCATGCCTTGCGCCTGTCCGGGCACGGCCTGCATCGCGAGCGCGACGCCGATCGCGGCGGACAGCGACGAAATCGTCAAAGCGGATCTGCTCATGGTGTCTTCTCCTGAAAGGGGGCATTGCGATCGCGGGGATGCGACCTTGTCAGAAATTTCGCGCCGGCGCGACAAAAGGTTACGCGGCGCAACGACGATTTTTTTGCGCCGCGCCACCGACGCAGAGCGTGGACGACCATGACCGACGAATTGCATCATGACGGGACGCGGCCCCGGGCGAACGAGCCGCCCCCCGCCCCCAGCGCGCGAGACGACGCTTGCGCGCGTACCGCGGTCCGAGCCGACGGCTCGCCCGACTGGTCGACGCTGATGGCGCGCGCGCAGACGGGCGACCGGGACGCGTACCGACGCCTGCTCGACGGCGTCGCGCCGTACCTTCGATGCTTCGCGGCCCGCCACGGCGTCCATCCGGACGCGGTCGAGGATGTCGTGCAGGACATCCTGATCACCCTTCATCGGATACGTCACACGTACGAGCCCGAGCGGCCGTTCGGCCCGTGGCTCGTGGCGATCGCCGGCCGGCGCGTGGTCGACGCGCTGCGCCGCTCGGGACGCACGGCCGCTCGCGAAATCCCGCTCGATCCGGAGCATGAAACCTTGCCCGGTGTCGGAGCGAATCTCATGGAGGAAGCCGCCGATGCCAGGGTGCTGCGCGAGATGCTGGCCCGGCTGCCGGCCGGACAGCGCGAGGCGATCCGTTTGCTGAAGTTCGAGGAGATGTCGTTGAAGGAAGCCGCATTGGCGAGCGGGATGACCGTCGCCGCATTGAAGGTCGCCGTGCATCGCGGCATCGCGACGCTGCGCAAGCTGCTGCGACAACGGGAGAATGGCCGATGAGGTCGACCGACGCACTGATCGAATCGCTCGTGACCGATGCCGCGCCGGTCCGGCGCCTGCATGCGCCGGCGTGGCGGGCGACCGGCTGGCTGCTGTTCGCGGCGGTGCTGCTCGCGTGCGTGGCGGTCGCGCACCGGACGCGGCCCGACCTGCCGCTCAAGCTGCACGAGCCGATGTTCGCGACGCGCGTGGCCGCCGCCGCGCTGACCGGCGTGCTGTCGGCCGTCTCGGCGTTCGTCGTCGGCATCCCGGGACGCTCGCTGCGATGGCTGCTGCTGCCGACGCCCGCGCTGCTGGCCTGGATATCGACGATCGGGTACGGCTGCCTGACGGACTGGGTCGAGATCGGGCCGAACGGCATATCGGCCGGCGAAACGCTGCGCTGCTTCGCGACGCTGACGCTCGTCGGCGTGCCGCTATCGCTCGCGCTGCTGCTGATGTCGCGCCATGCCGCGCGACTCGCGCCGATGCCGGTGGCGGCGGCAGGCGGGCTCGCGGTATCCGCGCTGTCCGCGGTCGCGCTGTCGCTGTTCCATCCGATCGACGCGACGGCGATGATCCTCGTCTGGAATATCGGCGTCGCGGTGCTCGCGTCGGTTGCCGGCGCCCGGTATGGCCAGCGGCTGTTCGCGTGGGTGGCGCCCTAGCCTCGAGCCGAGACGCGCCGGATACCGGCGCTCGGCCCTCCCGGCGCGTGCGGGCGGAGCAACGTCGGACGGCGGCGAAACCGACGCCGCCCGACGCCGCCCGGCGCGCACCGCATCGCCCGAAAAACAGACGATCCGACGCGCGCCGCACCGTCTCCGACGCGAGTCCCGCGCCACGCGCATCCGGCCCGCGACCACGAACGCGATATGATGTGCGGCCTTTCATCAGATCATTCGTGGTGCTATTCATGTCTGGCAATACCCTCTGGCTCGCGGCTCCATGGGCCGCGCTCTTCGTCGCCGCGCTCGCGGCCGTCTGGTTTCCGAAGCTGCGCGCGGCGAGCATCGGCCTCGGCGCGCTCGGCTATGCGGGCGCGTTCGCGACCGGCCTGATGGCGCCCGTCGCGCTCGCGCCGATCGCGCTCCTCGCGGCCGCCGCATACGCAGTCGCGCCGCAGCGCCCCGCGGCCGTCCGCGTTGCGGGGCACGTCGTGTTCGCCGCGCTCGCGATCGCGCTGATGCTCCACTGGCTGCCGGGCTTTCACAACCCGCGCGTGATCGGCCCCGTGCGCTACACGCCCGACGCCGCGCCGTTTTCGATGTACCTGAATCTCGACAAGCCGCTCGTCGGCTTCTGGCTGCTGTGGGTGCTGCCGTGGCTCCAGCCGATCGACGACCGCGCGCGTGCATGGCGCACGGGGATCGTCGCGGCCGTCGCGACCTCCGCGGTCTGCCTCGTGTTCGCGCTCGGCATCGGCCTCGTCGGCTGGACGCCGAAGTGGCCCGACTCCGCATGGCTGTGGCTCGCGAACAATCTGCTGTTCGTCTGCTTCGCCGAAGAAGCGCTGTTCCGCGGCTATCTGCAAGGCGGGCTGAGCCGGCTGCTCGCGAACCGCGTGCCCGCCGCGGGCGCGGTCGCGCTCGTCGCCGCCGCGCTGCTGTTCGGCGCCGCGCACGTCGCGGGCGGCTGGCAATGGGTCGCGCTCGCGACCGTCGCGGGCATCGGCTACGGGCTCGCGTATCGCGCCGGCGGACTGCAGGCCGCGGTGCTCGCACACGTCGGCCTGAATCTCGCGCACTTCGGCCTGTTCACCTATCCGATGCTCGCGGCCGCACGCTGAGCGTCCTTTCGCGCGCGGCCGGTCCGGCCGCGCGTCGCGTCGCTCACTTGATCTGGTCGGCGAGCGGCTGGAGGAACTCGGAAAAGCCCGTCAGCATGATCTGCACGCCGACGCACAGCAGCAGGAAGGCCGACACCCGCATCGCGACCTTCGTCCCTTCGCTGCCGAGGTAGCGCGCGAGGAACGCCGCGCGGCTGTACGTCAGCCAGATCACGAGTGCGGCGAGCGCCGACACCGCGACCGACACGATGCTCGACAGCACGAACTCCGACAGCTTGTGCGTGCGGTTCGCGTTCAGCGCGATCGCGGTCGCGATCGAGCCGGGGCCCGTCGTCAACGGAATCGTCAGCGGGAAGAACGCGCGCGCCATCGCGTTGCGCGGCTCGACG
This genomic stretch from Burkholderia oklahomensis C6786 harbors:
- a CDS encoding DUF2282 domain-containing protein, which translates into the protein MSRSALTISSLSAAIGVALAMQAVPGQAQGMKDMSGMPQVVKDNMARMAQNKLEKCYGINAVAKNDCAEGAHSCAGQASQARDPKSFVLLPAGDCSKISGGMPKAG
- a CDS encoding sigma-70 family RNA polymerase sigma factor, whose product is MTDELHHDGTRPRANEPPPAPSARDDACARTAVRADGSPDWSTLMARAQTGDRDAYRRLLDGVAPYLRCFAARHGVHPDAVEDVVQDILITLHRIRHTYEPERPFGPWLVAIAGRRVVDALRRSGRTAAREIPLDPEHETLPGVGANLMEEAADARVLREMLARLPAGQREAIRLLKFEEMSLKEAALASGMTVAALKVAVHRGIATLRKLLRQRENGR
- a CDS encoding NrsF family protein — encoded protein: MRSTDALIESLVTDAAPVRRLHAPAWRATGWLLFAAVLLACVAVAHRTRPDLPLKLHEPMFATRVAAAALTGVLSAVSAFVVGIPGRSLRWLLLPTPALLAWISTIGYGCLTDWVEIGPNGISAGETLRCFATLTLVGVPLSLALLLMSRHAARLAPMPVAAAGGLAVSALSAVALSLFHPIDATAMILVWNIGVAVLASVAGARYGQRLFAWVAP
- a CDS encoding type II CAAX prenyl endopeptidase Rce1 family protein; amino-acid sequence: MRPFIRSFVVLFMSGNTLWLAAPWAALFVAALAAVWFPKLRAASIGLGALGYAGAFATGLMAPVALAPIALLAAAAYAVAPQRPAAVRVAGHVVFAALAIALMLHWLPGFHNPRVIGPVRYTPDAAPFSMYLNLDKPLVGFWLLWVLPWLQPIDDRARAWRTGIVAAVATSAVCLVFALGIGLVGWTPKWPDSAWLWLANNLLFVCFAEEALFRGYLQGGLSRLLANRVPAAGAVALVAAALLFGAAHVAGGWQWVALATVAGIGYGLAYRAGGLQAAVLAHVGLNLAHFGLFTYPMLAAAR
- a CDS encoding MarC family protein; this encodes MIVDRLISEILFGFTGLMGIINPFGIAFLFLERTESLSESQRAALARKVAVNAFIVLLAAFFVGTPILHFFGISLEALRIGGGLAVAVAGWQMLNQPDVPSGGDTAAQPVEPRNAMARAFFPLTIPLTTGPGSIATAIALNANRTHKLSEFVLSSIVSVAVSALAALVIWLTYSRAAFLARYLGSEGTKVAMRVSAFLLLCVGVQIMLTGFSEFLQPLADQIK